In one window of Bdellovibrio bacteriovorus W DNA:
- a CDS encoding putative choloylglycine hydrolase (COG3049 Penicillin V acylase and related amidases), with translation MKSAWMSAGMGLVFAFTSMPLSSEACTRAVYHGVGNNIITGRTMDWKEDVHTNIWILPRGVARDGAAGATSAKWTSKYGSVIASGYDISSTDGMNEKGLVANLLWLAESEYPKPVKGKSHLAISLWAQYVLDNYATVKEAVEELRKEPFDVVTAEVPGQKRLATLHLSISDATGDSAIVEYINGKQVIHHDKKYQVMTNSPTFEKQLALNSYWEDIGGTVMLPGTNRAADRFARASFYINAIPKSKDPVVALASVFSVVRNVSVPYGITTPGQPNISSTRWRTVSDHSRKLYFFESALTPNTFWVDLKKIDFAQGAKTMVLDLGKDQRNIFSGDATASFKESAPFKFLGLK, from the coding sequence ATGAAAAGTGCATGGATGTCAGCAGGCATGGGGTTAGTTTTTGCTTTTACGAGTATGCCACTATCGAGTGAGGCTTGTACTCGCGCCGTTTATCACGGTGTTGGCAACAATATCATCACTGGTAGAACGATGGATTGGAAGGAAGACGTTCACACTAATATTTGGATTCTCCCTCGAGGAGTGGCTAGAGATGGAGCCGCGGGCGCGACATCGGCGAAGTGGACCTCAAAATATGGAAGTGTGATCGCTTCGGGATATGATATTTCATCAACAGATGGAATGAATGAGAAAGGTTTAGTCGCAAATCTTTTGTGGCTAGCAGAGTCTGAATATCCTAAGCCAGTGAAAGGAAAGTCTCATTTAGCAATTTCTTTATGGGCACAGTATGTTTTGGATAATTATGCGACAGTGAAAGAAGCGGTTGAAGAGCTTCGTAAAGAGCCGTTTGATGTGGTGACCGCAGAAGTTCCAGGTCAAAAGCGTTTAGCAACTTTGCATCTTTCAATTTCAGATGCAACAGGGGACAGTGCAATCGTAGAATACATCAATGGCAAGCAAGTGATCCATCACGATAAAAAGTATCAAGTGATGACGAACTCTCCGACATTTGAGAAACAATTGGCATTGAATTCTTATTGGGAAGATATTGGTGGAACCGTCATGTTGCCTGGGACGAATCGTGCGGCAGATCGTTTTGCGAGAGCGTCGTTCTATATTAATGCGATTCCGAAAAGTAAAGATCCAGTGGTTGCTTTAGCAAGTGTATTCAGTGTTGTTCGTAACGTCTCAGTACCTTATGGAATCACAACACCGGGACAACCAAATATTTCATCAACTCGTTGGAGAACTGTTTCTGATCACTCACGCAAGCTTTACTTCTTTGAGTCAGCTCTTACTCCAAATACTTTCTGGGTAGATTTAAAGAAAATTGATTTTGCACAAGGAGCTAAAACCATGGTTCTCGATCTTGGCAAAGATCAGAGAAATATTTTCTCTGGCGATGCGACGGCGAGTTTTAAGGAGTCGGCTCCTTTCAAATTCCTAGGCCTCAAGTAA
- a CDS encoding integral HD domain-containing protein (COG2206 HD-GYP domain), with product MSSWGDMPPWAYEAARALMESLKLVDPATYAHCCRVGEMSRKLARDLGLNEYEQKLAEFAGLFHDIGKIGVPQAIIGKPGRLDEEEYKIMQSHPELSERIVAPLASHSFFASILPGIRGHHERIDGTGYPDKKRGDEVPLLARIILVVDTFDAMSETRAYRKGLPIDVVYAELKRCSGTQFDSQIVKTFLEAHIHWEPQKGDADTENLLIKRIA from the coding sequence ATGTCGTCATGGGGAGACATGCCGCCTTGGGCCTATGAGGCCGCGCGCGCTCTAATGGAATCTTTAAAATTAGTGGACCCAGCGACGTATGCTCACTGCTGTCGGGTCGGCGAGATGTCGCGTAAGCTTGCGCGAGATCTGGGCCTGAATGAGTATGAACAGAAGCTTGCAGAGTTTGCAGGCCTGTTTCACGATATCGGTAAAATTGGCGTTCCCCAAGCTATCATCGGCAAGCCTGGTCGCTTGGACGAAGAAGAATATAAAATCATGCAAAGTCATCCAGAGTTGAGTGAAAGAATCGTTGCGCCTTTAGCAAGCCATTCATTCTTTGCCTCTATTTTGCCTGGTATTCGTGGTCACCATGAGCGAATCGACGGGACTGGTTATCCAGATAAGAAACGCGGAGATGAGGTTCCTCTTCTTGCGCGAATTATTCTAGTGGTGGATACCTTCGATGCGATGTCAGAAACGAGAGCTTACCGAAAAGGTTTGCCGATAGATGTCGTCTATGCGGAGCTTAAGCGTTGCTCGGGGACGCAGTTTGATTCACAAATTGTGAAAACCTTTTTAGAGGCCCATATCCATTGGGAACCACAAAAGGGCGATGCCGATACAGAGAACTTGTTGATCAAACGCATCGCTTAG
- a CDS encoding hypothetical protein (COG5304 Uncharacterized protein conserved in bacteria) has protein sequence MKNKKTKKTNETQSLKISPEEALRFLEDMRTMTLEVDEPTVAISLRVPGNVLRAIKLKAKADGKKYQSLMVEYLRRGLREN, from the coding sequence ATGAAAAATAAAAAAACAAAAAAAACAAATGAAACTCAAAGTCTAAAAATTTCTCCAGAAGAGGCCTTGCGTTTTTTAGAAGACATGAGGACGATGACTCTCGAAGTGGATGAGCCCACAGTTGCCATTAGTTTGCGAGTGCCTGGAAATGTCTTGCGAGCGATTAAGTTGAAAGCCAAAGCGGATGGCAAAAAATACCAATCACTCATGGTTGAATATCTTAGACGAGGGTTGCGAGAAAACTAA
- a CDS encoding phenol 2-monooxygenase (COG1018 Flavodoxin reductases (ferredoxin-NADPH reductases) family 1), with protein sequence MSAARKVYQMRVTEIIDHTHNVRELVLRTEDPSEFVFKAGQFVMLNIPQGEAKPVLRAYSISSDERDKNGYRLLFKYVENGIASTFVWALKGGELLNFTGPFGRVFFQEPPTQQIVFLNTGTGLSQHISYLLSKKEQYPNLRYRMLFGVRSERDIYYEKEIQELQKHLPDFKFEFVLSRPSDDWKGKKGYVQNFIKEFNYLEIPTTFYLCGNGGMIKDVKHQLLEVDGFDKTKIWSEAFD encoded by the coding sequence ATGTCAGCAGCACGTAAAGTCTATCAGATGCGAGTGACGGAAATCATCGATCACACTCACAATGTGCGTGAACTCGTCCTTAGGACCGAAGATCCTTCTGAATTTGTCTTCAAAGCCGGTCAATTTGTGATGCTCAATATTCCTCAAGGTGAAGCAAAACCTGTTTTGCGCGCTTACTCTATTTCTTCAGATGAAAGAGATAAGAACGGCTATCGCCTCCTCTTCAAGTACGTTGAAAACGGCATTGCCTCGACTTTTGTTTGGGCCCTAAAGGGTGGAGAGCTTCTGAACTTCACAGGTCCTTTTGGTCGTGTATTTTTCCAAGAGCCCCCTACACAACAAATTGTTTTCCTTAACACTGGAACAGGACTTTCTCAGCACATTTCCTATTTGCTGTCTAAAAAAGAACAGTACCCAAATCTTCGCTATCGCATGCTTTTTGGGGTGCGCTCAGAAAGAGATATCTACTACGAAAAAGAAATTCAAGAATTGCAGAAGCACCTTCCCGATTTTAAGTTTGAATTTGTCTTAAGCCGCCCTAGCGATGACTGGAAAGGCAAAAAAGGCTACGTTCAGAACTTTATAAAAGAGTTTAATTATCTCGAGATCCCAACCACGTTCTATCTTTGCGGTAACGGGGGGATGATCAAAGATGTGAAGCATCAGCTTCTTGAAGTAGATGGCTTCGATAAAACAAAAATCTGGTCAGAGGCATTTGACTAA
- a CDS encoding hypothetical protein (COG1854 LuxS protein involved in autoinducer AI2 synthesis) — MSLRIVIICALCLMLLSIANAESVSLPLNSIKKPSNDLITRGGELLDANQAAVLAGRGEDLSLLNPVENKMWQNKTYAASDSASLSFPNGMTGVEFLSEEAALPFTYMSRVRSRENPNEYYRFSLSRYSHTMLMRSALLRKLGYYVPSPKYYPRLKIVFQNEDEKNEFLKNAQESMISDFESRGWILDDNKNEHSVTFADAVLEPSVAEYFDIHWGYAPDPNNPDQLPAVQRYSRYRAYRALILPFSLVDVPESINRYSAKFGSVLSGHVVMNHPSAESFSACTYEDARWLVRRLAKLQDADLQEIVRAGAFPQELESLVLAKLKHRVHNALELFDLKSELKFNLPDLQKINSSSGLVKNGKVTKEFVPGFPQRFAHGERQSPFQDGDIERHLGIRAKTAAIGTALNHINEQLDLLKVSDLYAGRRQEITDRIFRHIKEKPLEPLYQKVEAWGGPVGGFSLSAARHVTTGTYYGSSAAIQLVDNLSMGARLGYFMAVDGVPNVSPMGGANVMVQRDYTHVRPLLSIKEGTKVPWKDLLVPGFMKKISSVLDDEKTKAQGDAPQRDSLDAFLAELREGEVFTVTDSVVLATYGQLSSSLDVLLGISPMNFMTSVSVGADANRVTLRQTSFMRTRDGIQVYVRAQKGTVLGATLDVNYFLNLLRLRATTNSTELRTDAFIVDYNPEYADLIDSSQSEQRFVKDFMQARKSLKPALRALFKSNDPEILYAQFKHKKFEIDHQLKTKEVRTKLLALRVSKFNEDHLLKIRYPRNPEAPHLDPRDEEITLFSNKKGELKGRDLLGFATDWIEGLINKFSPKARIDVARSEDPNPANTPFGKAHWKMVTTEADLTARGTQYPSVASSQKVWGGWHLSRKKFLKLIDEVQGELKNTPVASYRLIEKEAFANVESVDFYRITAQLSLLPKGLERLRDLILQPSYNGKPVPRAKFLAAGFQKISEKMGRPARANDKAMFEAMLKVLGNGDLQKGRGVFRTQCEELEEKRNGDRSTPGVTSAWIHGSNYECMVPWMNKLIDYSGRYPKDKIGQTRWMTEVLYLLEEQIPLSQLLKYIGAENYIYFVRINGFRAGDEDGDLEYFSNTLGDPSENLDYAAGLINMFATKTGISPIELDRSQGSFR; from the coding sequence ATGTCTTTGCGAATAGTGATTATTTGCGCACTTTGCTTGATGCTGCTTTCCATTGCGAATGCAGAGAGCGTCTCATTGCCTTTAAACTCGATTAAAAAACCATCCAATGATCTTATCACTCGTGGTGGAGAGTTACTGGATGCCAATCAAGCGGCTGTCCTTGCAGGTAGAGGCGAGGACTTAAGTCTTCTGAATCCCGTTGAAAATAAAATGTGGCAGAATAAAACTTACGCGGCCAGTGATTCTGCAAGCCTTAGCTTCCCCAATGGAATGACCGGCGTCGAATTTCTATCTGAAGAAGCGGCACTGCCATTTACCTATATGTCACGTGTGCGCTCGCGTGAAAATCCGAATGAGTATTATAGATTCTCTTTAAGTCGCTACTCTCACACAATGTTGATGCGATCGGCTCTTTTGCGCAAACTGGGATACTACGTTCCTTCACCCAAGTATTATCCAAGACTCAAAATTGTTTTTCAAAATGAAGATGAAAAAAATGAGTTTTTAAAGAACGCTCAAGAATCCATGATCTCTGACTTTGAAAGTCGTGGGTGGATTTTAGACGATAACAAGAACGAACACTCCGTGACGTTCGCCGATGCGGTTCTAGAACCCTCTGTTGCAGAGTATTTTGATATTCATTGGGGTTATGCTCCAGATCCAAACAATCCAGATCAACTTCCAGCAGTGCAAAGATATTCTCGTTATCGTGCCTATCGTGCATTGATTCTGCCATTTTCATTAGTAGATGTGCCAGAGAGTATCAATCGTTACTCTGCAAAATTTGGTTCAGTTCTCTCAGGGCATGTAGTGATGAATCACCCTTCGGCAGAATCGTTCTCGGCTTGTACTTATGAGGACGCCAGATGGCTTGTGCGCAGGCTTGCAAAACTTCAAGATGCTGATTTGCAAGAAATTGTTCGTGCAGGAGCCTTCCCGCAAGAGCTTGAGTCTTTGGTATTAGCTAAACTCAAGCACCGAGTGCATAATGCTTTAGAGCTTTTTGATTTAAAATCAGAGTTGAAATTCAATCTTCCTGACTTACAAAAAATCAACTCGTCTTCAGGTCTTGTTAAGAATGGCAAGGTGACGAAAGAGTTTGTGCCAGGGTTCCCACAGCGCTTTGCCCATGGGGAAAGACAAAGTCCATTCCAAGACGGGGATATTGAAAGACATCTGGGCATTCGCGCAAAGACAGCGGCCATTGGGACTGCTTTAAATCATATCAACGAACAATTAGATTTACTTAAAGTGAGTGATCTCTATGCCGGTCGACGCCAAGAGATCACCGATAGAATTTTTCGCCACATTAAAGAAAAACCTCTCGAGCCACTTTACCAAAAGGTTGAAGCTTGGGGTGGACCTGTTGGAGGGTTCTCTCTATCTGCCGCACGCCACGTGACGACAGGGACTTACTACGGAAGCTCGGCAGCTATTCAGCTTGTGGATAACCTCAGCATGGGGGCTCGTCTGGGCTACTTCATGGCCGTTGATGGAGTGCCTAATGTTTCTCCAATGGGTGGCGCCAATGTGATGGTGCAAAGGGATTACACCCATGTTCGTCCTTTGCTATCTATTAAAGAAGGTACAAAGGTTCCTTGGAAAGATCTTTTGGTTCCAGGGTTCATGAAAAAGATTTCGAGTGTTTTAGATGATGAAAAAACGAAAGCGCAAGGGGATGCTCCACAGAGAGACTCTCTGGATGCCTTTTTAGCTGAGCTGCGTGAAGGTGAAGTTTTCACAGTTACTGACTCTGTGGTTCTTGCAACCTATGGCCAACTTTCATCATCGCTCGATGTTCTTTTAGGAATTTCACCGATGAACTTTATGACATCTGTCTCTGTCGGAGCTGATGCTAATCGAGTGACTCTTCGTCAGACAAGCTTCATGCGCACGCGCGACGGTATTCAAGTCTATGTGCGCGCACAAAAGGGAACTGTTCTTGGTGCCACGCTTGACGTGAACTACTTCTTAAATCTTTTGCGTTTAAGGGCGACAACTAACTCAACAGAGTTAAGAACCGACGCCTTTATTGTGGATTACAACCCAGAGTATGCAGACTTGATCGACTCATCTCAGTCTGAGCAAAGATTCGTAAAAGACTTTATGCAGGCTAGGAAGTCTTTAAAGCCCGCATTAAGAGCGCTCTTCAAGTCCAATGACCCAGAGATACTCTATGCGCAGTTCAAGCATAAGAAATTTGAGATCGACCATCAGTTAAAAACCAAAGAAGTGCGCACGAAGCTATTAGCTTTGCGCGTGAGTAAATTTAACGAAGATCACTTATTAAAAATCCGCTATCCAAGAAATCCAGAAGCCCCACACCTAGATCCACGGGATGAAGAGATCACTTTGTTCTCTAATAAAAAAGGTGAGCTCAAGGGGCGCGACCTTTTAGGCTTTGCCACAGACTGGATTGAAGGACTTATTAATAAATTCTCTCCGAAGGCGCGTATCGATGTCGCACGCTCTGAAGATCCAAATCCTGCCAACACTCCATTTGGTAAAGCCCATTGGAAGATGGTTACAACTGAAGCTGATTTGACCGCTCGGGGGACGCAGTATCCTTCTGTGGCAAGCTCACAAAAAGTTTGGGGTGGATGGCACTTAAGTCGCAAAAAGTTTTTAAAACTGATTGATGAAGTGCAAGGAGAGCTAAAGAACACACCCGTGGCCAGCTATCGTTTGATTGAAAAAGAAGCCTTTGCCAATGTTGAGTCGGTGGATTTCTATAGAATCACCGCACAGCTTTCTTTATTGCCAAAGGGACTGGAGCGTTTGCGCGATTTGATCTTGCAGCCCAGTTATAATGGTAAACCTGTTCCAAGAGCGAAGTTCTTAGCCGCTGGATTTCAGAAAATCAGTGAGAAAATGGGAAGGCCCGCAAGAGCCAATGATAAAGCGATGTTCGAAGCCATGCTTAAAGTTCTTGGCAATGGCGACTTACAAAAAGGGCGCGGCGTTTTCCGTACTCAGTGTGAAGAGTTAGAAGAAAAACGCAATGGTGATAGATCCACTCCTGGAGTGACTTCGGCTTGGATTCACGGAAGTAATTATGAATGTATGGTTCCGTGGATGAATAAGTTGATCGACTATTCTGGTCGCTATCCAAAAGATAAAATCGGTCAGACGCGTTGGATGACAGAAGTTCTTTATCTTTTAGAAGAGCAAATTCCTCTATCACAGCTTTTAAAATATATCGGTGCAGAGAATTATATTTATTTTGTTCGCATTAACGGTTTTAGAGCTGGTGATGAGGACGGAGACTTAGAGTATTTCTCAAACACACTCGGTGATCCTTCTGAGAATCTTGATTACGCAGCAGGTTTGATAAATATGTTTGCTACAAAAACAGGTATTTCGCCGATAGAGCTTGATCGCAGTCAAGGGAGTTTCCGATGA
- a CDS encoding hypothetical protein (COG0583 Transcriptional regulator): MMNLNTLLEKMWVDYCQLNPTAKNIHDLFVAEGETVLNDHIALRTFNHPKLGIESLAKYFKAQGYVEKGEYFFTEKKLYAKHYEHSNKELPKIFISELELEKMSDFVRTEINKLVEMIPSDFLERDDISMAGRPWPMTHDLYEKLAKESEYASWVAAYGFRPNHFTININELKKFNDILVLNDFLKSKGLKLNASGGEVKGTKQDYLEQSSTMASEIPVTFTDGTFAIPGCYYEFAKRYPLANGELYQGFVAKSADKIFESTNKQ, encoded by the coding sequence ATGATGAACCTTAACACTCTTTTAGAAAAAATGTGGGTAGACTACTGCCAACTCAATCCAACAGCTAAAAATATTCATGATCTTTTCGTTGCTGAAGGTGAAACAGTTTTAAACGATCACATTGCTCTTCGCACTTTCAATCACCCTAAACTTGGTATTGAATCGCTGGCAAAATATTTTAAAGCCCAAGGCTACGTTGAAAAAGGCGAATACTTTTTCACAGAGAAAAAGCTTTATGCAAAACACTACGAACACTCTAATAAAGAACTTCCAAAAATCTTTATCAGCGAGTTAGAGCTTGAAAAAATGTCGGACTTTGTTCGTACAGAAATCAATAAGCTTGTTGAAATGATCCCTAGCGATTTCCTTGAAAGAGATGACATCTCTATGGCCGGTCGTCCTTGGCCAATGACCCACGATCTTTATGAGAAACTTGCTAAGGAAAGCGAATACGCTTCTTGGGTAGCGGCTTATGGTTTTAGACCGAATCACTTCACGATCAACATCAACGAGCTAAAGAAGTTCAATGATATTTTAGTCCTCAACGATTTCTTAAAGTCTAAAGGTCTTAAGTTAAACGCGTCTGGTGGCGAAGTTAAAGGTACAAAACAAGACTACTTAGAGCAAAGCTCTACGATGGCCTCTGAAATCCCAGTAACCTTTACAGATGGTACGTTTGCAATTCCAGGTTGTTACTATGAGTTTGCAAAACGCTACCCTCTTGCTAACGGCGAACTCTATCAAGGTTTTGTTGCAAAATCTGCTGACAAGATCTTTGAAAGCACTAACAAACAATAG
- a CDS encoding serin protease (COG1404 Subtilisin-like serine proteases) encodes MRKIRIPAGVLSLFFTLTAVAQDFSHLQWAISNTGEPQIVDIDPLQTLKVPARSGEDIQRPPMVKAAKKVLVAVLDTGIQKNHPDLKNVIRRNESECKALAKFQDCVSNQDRASCEKKWMDLSNPEVDQDKNGYPLDCQGWSLLGGVNQAGIMGRPDFDDDQGHGTHVAGIIAAEVQNRLGIQGASNNVEILPVQVIGVQPSEPLKPLSIDSQFEQGKENQRRSLGDIVARGVIYAMRSGAQVINFSMGWPQSSDSELMRKVIAEAQSRGIIIVAAAGNDSTKALLRPCAYPNVICVGATGPDGGSAHFSNFGSGVDIFAPGVNILSTYPEKKRPVRFRSTLGYEFLSGTSQAAPYVTAAVAELLARGVPAKDVHARLMLGSRDLKANLDLLKGGSHERPVPLSPESLIYKKYGSAGQLSLKSALDVKAQPLVVMASKEKAEISWDRQNKNLHFEFALVNRWAEVSSDQVKLQASFEKAHAEMVRPAIKGIQEVAPYAKIWKQGEERKFVAHLEITDHSDPSKSRIPSELELSVFVKTQGQADRRIVYEADVTVPVTPDLRGSDVEQMEIRNLPKGRISFIPVDQVLDAKTSQRDYLAYLDQGNQWQVWIVRQTQDSVYEAFGGTRIRIEGNSDNFLDKVTARMDLDQDGQSEYVLGILEDRSEDRKASPTSFYIFDENMRLKDQFVYNSELSEMPLDAGHIYWQSIGKTKRPVWMGGGKDPAKKDSLKDLWENPDRREARKLRLYFLNADNKLQSLETFNGYHIADIIQPSTSQNQTGTVSLLLAKNKGTAAKPSFLYDFAVAELRQGSIQNFRQLDDFQGEETYRNILDTRVDAIHNLRLGNDPYAGSFWFGEGQQRQQRMTLYTPSTGDLMDRALRAERSQFDSALRVRAAFLGDKRGGAFVLTNSEIQFHDFYSSKVVSTSMNRYSFFPDNLFVSLYLPLSVMDSTNSKARLPSIFTTENSGLSRGVRMLVPVFAKDGTPVELVSPARLRFKSTSCRSMETPVFLGSKGAYALDYYCGDRLLRVHLTY; translated from the coding sequence ATGAGAAAAATAAGAATCCCTGCTGGCGTTTTATCGTTGTTTTTCACTTTGACTGCAGTCGCTCAAGATTTTTCACATTTACAGTGGGCGATCTCTAATACCGGAGAACCTCAGATTGTAGATATCGATCCTCTGCAAACTCTAAAGGTTCCTGCGAGATCGGGTGAGGACATTCAGCGACCGCCTATGGTTAAAGCCGCAAAGAAAGTCCTTGTTGCAGTTTTAGATACGGGCATTCAAAAAAATCATCCTGACTTGAAGAATGTCATTCGCAGAAATGAATCTGAGTGTAAGGCTCTTGCGAAGTTTCAAGATTGCGTAAGCAATCAAGATCGCGCCAGTTGTGAAAAGAAATGGATGGATCTGAGCAATCCCGAGGTTGATCAAGATAAGAACGGTTACCCACTGGATTGCCAAGGGTGGAGTCTCTTAGGTGGTGTCAATCAAGCGGGTATCATGGGACGTCCTGATTTTGACGACGATCAAGGACATGGCACTCACGTTGCGGGTATTATTGCAGCAGAAGTGCAAAACCGCCTGGGTATTCAAGGCGCTAGTAATAACGTCGAAATATTACCGGTTCAAGTGATCGGTGTGCAGCCGAGTGAACCTCTAAAACCCTTGTCGATCGATTCTCAGTTCGAGCAGGGGAAAGAGAATCAACGCCGCAGTCTTGGTGATATTGTTGCCCGTGGTGTGATCTATGCGATGCGCTCAGGGGCGCAGGTGATTAACTTCTCTATGGGGTGGCCACAAAGCTCAGACTCAGAGCTCATGCGTAAGGTGATTGCTGAAGCTCAATCTCGCGGAATCATTATCGTTGCAGCAGCAGGAAACGACTCCACAAAGGCTCTCTTAAGACCTTGTGCTTATCCGAATGTGATTTGTGTAGGGGCAACGGGCCCTGATGGTGGCTCTGCGCACTTTTCCAATTTTGGCAGTGGTGTTGATATCTTTGCTCCGGGTGTGAATATCCTGAGTACTTACCCAGAGAAGAAACGCCCTGTGCGTTTTCGCTCTACACTAGGTTATGAATTTCTGTCTGGGACTTCTCAAGCGGCTCCTTATGTGACTGCTGCTGTAGCGGAGCTCTTAGCGCGTGGAGTTCCAGCCAAAGATGTTCACGCCAGACTGATGTTGGGGAGTCGTGATCTTAAGGCTAACTTAGATTTACTTAAAGGTGGCTCCCACGAGCGACCAGTGCCTTTATCGCCAGAGAGTTTGATCTATAAAAAATATGGCTCTGCAGGACAGTTAAGTCTTAAGAGTGCTTTAGATGTAAAGGCTCAACCCCTAGTGGTCATGGCTTCCAAAGAAAAGGCTGAGATCAGTTGGGATCGCCAAAATAAAAATCTTCATTTCGAGTTTGCTCTTGTGAATCGTTGGGCGGAAGTTTCTTCAGATCAAGTGAAGCTTCAGGCATCTTTTGAAAAGGCTCATGCTGAAATGGTGCGCCCTGCGATCAAAGGTATTCAAGAGGTCGCTCCCTACGCAAAAATCTGGAAGCAAGGGGAGGAGCGAAAGTTCGTCGCCCACTTAGAGATCACAGATCATAGTGATCCCTCTAAATCCAGAATTCCCAGCGAGTTAGAACTTTCTGTTTTCGTAAAAACTCAAGGACAGGCTGATCGTAGAATAGTCTATGAAGCCGATGTAACTGTACCTGTGACTCCAGACTTACGCGGCTCTGATGTTGAGCAAATGGAAATTCGCAATTTACCCAAAGGACGCATTTCGTTTATTCCCGTAGATCAGGTGCTGGATGCTAAAACCTCTCAACGAGATTATTTAGCTTATTTGGATCAAGGAAATCAGTGGCAGGTTTGGATCGTTCGCCAAACTCAAGATTCAGTTTATGAAGCTTTCGGAGGCACACGCATCCGTATTGAAGGTAATAGCGATAATTTCTTGGACAAAGTCACTGCGCGCATGGATTTAGATCAAGACGGGCAGAGTGAGTACGTTCTAGGAATTTTGGAAGATCGCTCTGAAGATCGTAAAGCTTCTCCGACAAGTTTTTATATTTTCGATGAGAATATGCGCTTGAAGGATCAATTCGTTTACAACTCAGAGTTGAGCGAAATGCCTTTGGATGCGGGACATATTTATTGGCAAAGTATCGGTAAGACAAAGCGTCCTGTGTGGATGGGCGGCGGAAAAGATCCTGCGAAAAAAGATTCTCTTAAGGATCTTTGGGAGAATCCAGATCGTCGCGAGGCACGCAAACTACGTTTGTATTTCTTAAATGCAGATAACAAGTTGCAATCCCTTGAAACATTCAATGGATATCATATCGCAGATATTATTCAGCCAAGTACTTCTCAGAACCAAACGGGCACTGTGAGTTTACTGTTGGCTAAAAACAAAGGCACAGCCGCGAAACCATCGTTCCTTTACGACTTTGCAGTGGCAGAGCTTCGTCAGGGAAGTATTCAGAACTTCCGACAGTTAGATGATTTTCAAGGGGAAGAAACCTATCGAAATATTCTCGATACCCGTGTGGATGCCATTCATAATTTACGGTTAGGTAATGATCCTTATGCAGGAAGTTTTTGGTTCGGCGAGGGGCAGCAAAGACAACAGCGTATGACCTTGTACACCCCAAGCACAGGGGATTTGATGGATCGGGCTCTTAGGGCTGAGCGGTCCCAATTTGACTCTGCATTGAGAGTGCGCGCTGCGTTCTTAGGCGATAAACGTGGCGGAGCTTTTGTTTTAACAAACTCTGAAATTCAGTTTCACGATTTTTACAGTTCAAAAGTTGTTTCAACGAGTATGAATCGCTATTCGTTCTTTCCAGATAACTTGTTTGTTTCTCTATACTTGCCTTTAAGTGTCATGGATTCGACAAATAGCAAAGCTCGTTTACCAAGCATTTTTACGACAGAAAACTCGGGGCTCAGTCGTGGTGTCAGAATGTTGGTACCGGTTTTTGCAAAGGATGGTACTCCAGTAGAACTGGTGTCACCGGCTCGTTTGCGTTTCAAGTCGACTTCATGTCGATCTATGGAAACTCCAGTGTTCTTGGGAAGCAAAGGGGCCTACGCGCTGGACTACTATTGTGGGGACCGATTACTAAGGGTTCATTTGACTTACTAA